A genomic region of Elusimicrobiota bacterium contains the following coding sequences:
- a CDS encoding M15 family metallopeptidase — protein MPKFGKRSKKELATAHPDLQRLFNAVIEKIDCAVICGHRGHADQDKAFAEGKSKLEWPNSKHNKVPALAVDVVPFPIDWNDLARFDALAAVVKAEAKRLNIKVECGIDWKKFPDAPHYQMPG, from the coding sequence ATGCCTAAGTTTGGGAAACGGTCAAAGAAGGAACTGGCGACGGCGCACCCGGACCTACAACGGCTTTTCAATGCGGTCATCGAAAAAATCGACTGCGCCGTAATTTGTGGACACCGGGGACACGCCGACCAAGACAAGGCTTTCGCCGAAGGGAAGTCGAAGCTGGAATGGCCAAATAGCAAGCACAACAAGGTCCCGGCCCTGGCCGTCGATGTTGTGCCTTTTCCGATAGACTGGAACGACCTTGCCAGATTCGACGCCCTGGCAGCTGTTGTGAAGGCGGAGGCGAAGCGGCTTAATATCAAAGTGGAGTGCGGGATCGACTGGAAAAAGTTTCCGGATGCGCCGCATTACCAGATGCCAGGATGA